In Mesorhizobium sp. M9A.F.Ca.ET.002.03.1.2, the DNA window GCGAGATAGGGGTTGAGGTCGGCGCCGCCGATGCGGCATTCCATGCGAATGCCCTTGGTGCCCTCGCCGCACAGGCGGAAGCCGGCGGTGCGGTTGTCCTCGCTCCACATGATCTTGGTTGGCGCGAAGGTGCCGGCCTGGAAGCGCTTGTAGGAGTTGACGTAGGGCGCCAGGAACCAGGTGAATTCCTTGGCGTATTTGAGCTGGCCCGCCGCCCATTGCTGGCCGAGCGTCGACAGCGTCCATTCGGCGTTCTTGTCATAAAAAAGCGGCGTCTTGCCGTCGGCGCTCCACAGCGAATTGTGGATGTGGCTGGAATTGCCGGCGAGCCCGTAATTGTACTTGGCCATGAACGAGATCGCCTTGCCTTCGGACTCGGCGATTTCCTTGGCGCCGTTCTTCAGGATGACGTGGCGGTCGGCCATGTCGAGCGCCTCGGCATAGCGCACATTGATTTCTTCCTGGCCCGGGCCCCATTCGCCCTTGGAATTCTCGATCGGAATGCCGGCCGCCTCCATCTCGTTGCGCAGCCGGCGCATGACGCCTTCTTCCTTGGTGGTGATGCCGATCTGGTAATCGCCGATATAGGGCGAAGCGGTATCGAGGCCCTGCCAGTGCTTCTTGCGGGCGGAATCGTAAGTTTCGCTGAACAGGTAGAATTCGAGTTCGGAAGCGAAATAGCCGATATAGCCACGTTCGCTCAGCCGCTTGACCTGCTTCTTCAGCATGGC includes these proteins:
- a CDS encoding glutamine synthetase family protein; translated protein: MAGNFSFDQLKKAVSSGEVDTVLACIVDLQGRLAGKRFLAQYFVDSAHDETHGCNYLLAADIDMEPVPGYKAASWSKGYGDFVMKPDMSTLRRIPWLEKTALVICDVLDHHTHDDLPHSPRAMLKKQVKRLSERGYIGYFASELEFYLFSETYDSARKKHWQGLDTASPYIGDYQIGITTKEEGVMRRLRNEMEAAGIPIENSKGEWGPGQEEINVRYAEALDMADRHVILKNGAKEIAESEGKAISFMAKYNYGLAGNSSHIHNSLWSADGKTPLFYDKNAEWTLSTLGQQWAAGQLKYAKEFTWFLAPYVNSYKRFQAGTFAPTKIMWSEDNRTAGFRLCGEGTKGIRMECRIGGADLNPYLAFAALIAAGLAGIDEKLELQKPFVGDAYQASQLPEIPNTLRDATETLAKSEMLRQALGEDVLEHYVHTARWEQFEYDRRITDWELHRGFERY